One Bacillus sp. (in: firmicutes) DNA window includes the following coding sequences:
- a CDS encoding cupin domain-containing protein, which produces MEKQTLQTFKEYSEDKFTKRIIFNKGDSTVFVLNFMLGQELPEHTHPSTEVYLLVLEGEGTFIIDGKETAVTANDVVHCGSEERLAFKNSGENPVSLYVMLNKIPNENYAKNI; this is translated from the coding sequence ATGGAAAAACAAACATTGCAAACATTTAAAGAATATAGTGAGGATAAATTTACAAAGAGGATTATTTTTAACAAAGGTGACAGCACAGTCTTTGTTTTAAACTTTATGCTAGGGCAAGAATTGCCTGAACATACGCACCCAAGTACAGAGGTCTATTTGCTCGTTCTTGAAGGTGAGGGCACCTTTATTATTGACGGAAAAGAAACCGCTGTTACAGCAAACGATGTTGTCCATTGTGGTAGTGAGGAAAGACTAGCGTTCAAAAATAGCGGAGAGAATCCGGTAAGCCTCTATGTTATGTTGAATAAAATACCAAATGAGAATTACGCGAAAAATATTTAG